In one window of Helianthus annuus cultivar XRQ/B chromosome 17, HanXRQr2.0-SUNRISE, whole genome shotgun sequence DNA:
- the LOC110896620 gene encoding uncharacterized protein LOC110896620, giving the protein MIQVWFGLAPGRPMVWWFGGDTDADIENEYVQIKSTGQQLGQPQSTVASARVRHGQIRFWYGSDQLGQTELTRSTRVNSASELSRSTRLTRKVSWSTHNENSAKVLEYCRMHASESHLGSDITKSHLASFAQEYSGCISKTKHGWNRRTMKSRVLSGRSVFRKT; this is encoded by the exons ATGATTCAAGTATGGTTCGGGTTAGCTCCGGGCCGGCCGATGGTGTGGTGGTTCGGTGGAGACACAGATGCCGACATTGAAAATGAGTATGTTCAGATTAA GTCAACAGGTCAACAACTCGGTCAACCGCAGTCAACAGTAGCTTCGGCTCGGGTCCGACACGGTCAGATTCGGTTTTGGTATGGTTCGGatcaactcggtcaaaccgagttgactcggtcaactcggGTCAACTCAGCGAGTGAACTCAGCCGGTCAACCCGGTTGACTCGGAAAGTCAGCTGGTCAACTCACAACGAAAACAGCGCGAAAGTGTTG gaatattgtaggatgcacgctagcgagtctcatCTTGGAAGCGACATCACAAAGTCGcatttagctagctttgcacaggaatattcag gttgcatttctaagacaaagcacggttggaataggaggaccatgaagagtcgagtacttagtgggcgttcagttTTTAGAAAGACTtag